The nucleotide window CTCGTCCAGGGCGACCCCCGGGACGAGGCCACCGACATCGGGCCCAACATCCACCCCCGTCAGCTGGAGAAGATCGACGGGTTCGTCCAGCGGGCGGTCGCCGATGGGGCACGAGTGGTCATCGGGGGGCACCGCAAGGACGGGCAGTTCTACGCGCCCACCCTGCTCACCGACGTCGCCCAGGACTCCGAGATCGTGCAGGAGGAGGTCTTCGGGCCCGTTCTGACGCTCCAGACCTTCGCCGACGAGGAGGAGGCCGTACGGCTCGCCAACGACACCCGGTTCGGGCTCGCCGCGACCCTCGCCACCGGCGACTCGGAGCGCGCCGAGCGGGTGACCGCACAGCTCGTCGCGGGCACGGTCTGGGTGAACTGCTTCTTCGTCCGCGATCTCCAGGCGCCCTTCGGCGGCTCCCGTCAGTCGGGTGTCGGCCGGGAGGGCGGCACCTGGAGCTTCGACTTCTACTGCGACCTGAAGAACACCGTGACCGCACCGAACGGATGGAACAACCATGGGTGAGATCGTCGGGGCGGGCCTGCTCGCCCACGTCCCCACCATCGTGCTCCCCGAGGCCGACCGGCTGGAACTGAACGAGGGCAAGGAGATCACCCTCGTCACCGGCCTCCACCAGCTCCGTGCGGACGTCTTCGAGCGCGATGACTACGACACGGTCGTCGTCCTCGACTCGCACTGGGCGACGACGGTCGAGTTCGTCGTCACCGCGCAGGCGCGCCGCGCCGGTCTCTTCACCTCCGAGGAGCTGCCGCGCGGGATGTGCCGGATGCCGTACGACTTCCCGGGCGACCCCGAACTCGCCCACAACATCGCCTCGTTCGCCGACAAGCACGGCACCTGGATCACCGCGATCGAGGACGACTACCTGCCGATCTACTACGCCACCATCAACCTCTGGAAGTTCCTGGGCGAAGGGCTGCCGGACAAGCGGTGGGTGACCATCGGCGTGTGCCAGACCGGTGACATGGAGGACCATCTGCGGCTCGGGCGCGCGCTCGCCGACGGCATCGCCACGACCCCCGGGCGCCGGGTGCTGCTGATCGCCTCCGGTGCCCTCTCCCACACGTTCTGGCCGCTGCGCGAGATCCGAGACCACGAGGCCAGCGACCCGGTCCACATCCGTACGCCGGAGGCCCGCGAGGCCGACTACGAGCGGATCGGCTGGTTCAAGGAGGGCCGCCACGACAAGGTCCTCGACACCATGGGCGAGTTCTGGAAGCACAAGCCCGAGGCCAAGTTCTTCCACTATCTGATGATGGCCGGCGCGCTGGGCGAGCAGGACTGTGTCGCCAGGGCCCGCCAGTACGGCGAGTACGAGAACTCCGTCGGCACCGGCCAGGTCCACCTCTGGTTCGACCGCCCGGCCGACGGCTGGACCGGCGCGGCCGCCGCCCCCGTGACCGCCACCGCCGCCGCCCCGCACGACCCCCACAGCCGCGTCTAGGAGCCATGCCATGCCCGAATACCGCCGCATCCTGCTCGACGGTGCCACCGTCGAGGTCATCGTCGAGGGCGACGAACTCGTCGCCGGTGACGGCCGCCGTGTGAAGATCGAGGAGGCGCAGCACCTGCCCCCGGTCGTCCCGTCCAAGGTCGTCGCCGTCCACCTCAACCACCGCAGCCGCGTCGACGAGTTCCAGATCGACCTGCCCGAGACGCCGACGTACTTCCACAAGCCGACCTCGTCCCTGAACTCCCACAAGGGCGCCATCGTGCGTCCCGAGGGTTGCAAGTGGCTCAACTACGAGGGCGAGGTCGCCATCGTCATCGGGAAGACGGCGCGGAACATCTCCCCGGCCGAGGCGGGGGAGTACATCGCGGGCTACACGATCGCCAACGACTACGGCCTGCACGACTTCCGTGACACCGACGCCGGCTCCATGCTCCGGGTGAAGGGCTCCGACACCCTGTGCCCGCTCGGCCCCGGCCTGGTCACCGACTGGGACTTCCACGGCAAGCGGCTGCGGACGTACGTCAACGGCGAGGTCGTCCAGGACGGTTCCACCGACGAGATGAAGTGGGACATGCACTACCTCGTCGCCGACATCGCCCGCACGATCACCCTGTACCCCGGTGACGTCCTGCTGT belongs to Streptomyces graminofaciens and includes:
- a CDS encoding 3,4-dihydroxyphenylacetate 2,3-dioxygenase, encoding MGEIVGAGLLAHVPTIVLPEADRLELNEGKEITLVTGLHQLRADVFERDDYDTVVVLDSHWATTVEFVVTAQARRAGLFTSEELPRGMCRMPYDFPGDPELAHNIASFADKHGTWITAIEDDYLPIYYATINLWKFLGEGLPDKRWVTIGVCQTGDMEDHLRLGRALADGIATTPGRRVLLIASGALSHTFWPLREIRDHEASDPVHIRTPEAREADYERIGWFKEGRHDKVLDTMGEFWKHKPEAKFFHYLMMAGALGEQDCVARARQYGEYENSVGTGQVHLWFDRPADGWTGAAAAPVTATAAAPHDPHSRV
- a CDS encoding fumarylacetoacetate hydrolase family protein; its protein translation is MPEYRRILLDGATVEVIVEGDELVAGDGRRVKIEEAQHLPPVVPSKVVAVHLNHRSRVDEFQIDLPETPTYFHKPTSSLNSHKGAIVRPEGCKWLNYEGEVAIVIGKTARNISPAEAGEYIAGYTIANDYGLHDFRDTDAGSMLRVKGSDTLCPLGPGLVTDWDFHGKRLRTYVNGEVVQDGSTDEMKWDMHYLVADIARTITLYPGDVLLSGTPANSRPVEPGDVVEVEVEGLGRLTNHIVTGPTAIRTDVGAQPTESEEVLSTALGGDWEFRGIRPPRR